The Castor canadensis chromosome X, mCasCan1.hap1v2, whole genome shotgun sequence genome includes a region encoding these proteins:
- the Pnma3 gene encoding paraneoplastic antigen Ma3, giving the protein MPLTLLQDWCRGEHLNTQRSMLILGIPEDCSEDEFDETLQEALRHLGRYRIIGRMFRREENAQAFLLELAEDFDYALVPREIPGKGGPWEVVVKPRNSDGEFLNRLNSFLEEERRTVSDMNRVLGSYTNCSAPRLAISPEFWTWAQTLGAMVQPLLEQILYRELRVFSGNSISIPGVLSFEAWLEHTTEMLQMWQVPEVEKRRRLMECLRGPALQVVSVLRANNAAITVKECLDALQQVFGPVESRKITQVKFCKAYQEPGEKVSSFVVRLEPLLQKAIEKNAVSRRNVNQTRLKRILGGATLTEKLRDKLKLMKQRRKPPGFLALVKLLREEEEWEATMIGPERECLKGLELGPRPSTISGDRAPLVPACDNMVETRPTQGSRRRRRRGRGQHRRGGMLRSGSRGTGRQKHHTFCYSCGEEGHIRVQCFNPSNLPLVKQKKQAAIGLGNGSRAWDKSHPKPKAK; this is encoded by the coding sequence ATGCCGTTGACCCTGTTGCAGGACTGGTGTAGGGGGGAGCATCTGAACACCCAGAGATCCATGCTGATCCTGGGAATCCCCGAGGACTGTAGTGAGGATGAGTTTGACGAGACTCTCCAGGAGGCTCTCAGGCACTTGGGAAGATACAGGATCATCGGCAGGATGTTTAGGAGGGAGGAGAATGCACAGGCCTTTCTGCTGGAGCTTGCAGAAGATTTCGACTATGCCTTGGTCCCCAGGGAAATACCAGGAAAGGGGGGGCCCTGGGAAGTGGTTGTCAAACCCCGCAACTCAGATGGCGAATTTCTCAATAGACTGAACAGCTTCttagaggaggagaggagaacagTGTCAGACATGAACAGAGTCCTCGGATCCTACACTAATTGTTCTGCTCCCAGACTGGCTATTTCCCCAGAGTTCTGGACTTGGGCCCAGACCCTCGGGGCAATGGTGCAGCCTCTGCTAGAACAAATTTTGTACCGAGAACTCAGGGTGTTTTCTGGGAACAGCATATCCATCCCAGGGGTGCTGTCCTTTGAAGCCTGGCTTGAGCACACTACTGAGATGTTACAGATGTGGCAGGTGCCTGAGGTGGAAAAGAGGCGTAGGCTGATGGAATGCTTGCGGGGTCCAGCTCTGCAGGTGGTCAGTGTGCTTAGAGCCAACAATGCTGCCATCACTGTGAAGGAATGCCTGGATGCCCTGCAGCAGGTGTTTGGACctgtagaaagcagaaaaatcacCCAGGTGAAATTTTGTAAAGCCTATCAGGAGCCAGGAGAGAAAGTCTCTAGCTTTGTGGTTCGTTTGGAACCCCTGCTCCAAAAAGCTATAGAGAAAAATGCAGTATCACGAAGGAATGTGAATCAAACTCGCCTGAAACGAATCTTAGGTGGGGCCACCCTTACTGAAAAACTTCGGGACAAGCTTAAGCTGATGAAACAGAGAAGGAAGCCACCTGGTTTCCTGGCCCTGGTGAAGCTACTTCGTGAGGAGGAGGAGTGGGAGGCCACAATGATAGGCCCAGAGAGGGAGTGCTTGAAGGGACTGGAATTAGGCCCAAGGCCATCTACCATCAGTGGTGACAGGGCACCGCTTGTCCCTGCCTGTGACAACATGGTTGAGACCAGGCCTACCCAAGGCTCTCGAAGACGACGCCGGAGGGGCAGAGGTCAGCACAGGAGGGGAGGTATGCTGAGGTCTGGCTCTCGAGGTACAGGAAGACAGAAACACCACACATTCTGCTATAGTTGTGGGGAAGAGGGCCACATCAGGGTACAGTGCTTCAATCCCTCCAACCTGCCCTTGGTGAAGCAGAAGAAGCAAGCTGCAATTGGGTTGGGAAACGGGAGCCGGGCTTGGGACAAGAGCCATCCCAAGCCCAAGGCCAAGTAG